The following are encoded in a window of Acidimicrobiales bacterium genomic DNA:
- a CDS encoding aminodeoxychorismate/anthranilate synthase component II, translating to MSARVLVVDTDDSFVYNLVQYLGELGAEPLVHRHDDLDLAGVDALAPDAVLISPGPGRPDDAGLSNDVIRHLAGEVPILGVCLGHQCIGQVYGGKVVRAPDVMHGKTSQIRHSGTGVFAGLPDPLEATRYHSLVVDRDSVPDELEITAEADDGVVMGLRHRVLDVEGVQFHPESILTVGGHDLLRTWLDRIAS from the coding sequence ATGAGCGCCCGCGTCCTCGTCGTCGACACCGACGACTCGTTCGTCTACAACCTCGTCCAGTACCTGGGCGAGCTCGGAGCCGAGCCGCTGGTCCACCGCCACGACGACCTCGATCTCGCGGGCGTCGACGCATTGGCGCCCGACGCCGTGCTGATCTCGCCCGGTCCCGGACGTCCCGACGACGCCGGCCTCTCCAACGACGTGATCCGCCACCTCGCCGGGGAGGTGCCCATCCTGGGTGTCTGCCTCGGCCACCAGTGCATCGGCCAGGTCTACGGCGGCAAGGTGGTGCGGGCGCCCGACGTCATGCACGGCAAGACCTCGCAGATCCGCCACTCGGGCACCGGCGTCTTCGCCGGGCTGCCCGACCCGCTGGAGGCCACCCGGTACCACTCCCTGGTCGTCGACCGCGACAGCGTGCCGGACGAGCTGGAGATCACCGCCGAGGCCGACGACGGCGTGGTCATGGGGCTGCGCCACCGGGTGCTCGACGTCGAGGGCGTGCAGTTCCACCCCGAGTCGATCCTGACCGTCGGTGGTCACGACCTGCTGCGCACCTGGCTGGACCGCATCGCGTCCTAA
- a CDS encoding cell division protein CrgA encodes MAERKASSRRTSRTGSGRVTPKGTKPGGRTGAPAARVHTPSGQVPGASTRYTPPIPPEEKVSAPWVPVLMFGLLALGALVIIVNYLGLLPGDADNRYLLVGLVMITGGFITATKYH; translated from the coding sequence ATGGCTGAACGCAAGGCGTCCTCCCGGCGCACCTCCCGCACCGGCTCCGGCCGGGTGACCCCCAAGGGGACCAAGCCCGGGGGGCGCACCGGCGCCCCCGCGGCGCGGGTCCACACCCCCAGCGGGCAGGTCCCCGGGGCCTCCACCCGCTACACGCCACCGATCCCGCCCGAGGAGAAGGTCAGCGCCCCGTGGGTGCCGGTGCTCATGTTCGGCCTGCTGGCACTGGGTGCGCTGGTGATCATCGTCAACTACCTCGGGCTGCTGCCCGGCGACGCCGACAACCGCTACCTGCTCGTCGGCCTGGTCATGATCACCGGCGGCTTCATCACCGCCACCAAGTACCACTGA
- a CDS encoding thiolase family protein, producing the protein MATAVIVDAVRTAGGKRNGKLSGWHPSDLAGETLKALAERNDLDPALVDDVIMGCVMQVGHQGLNIGRNAVLAAGWPETVPATTVDRQCGSSQQSAHFAAQGVIAGAYDVVVAAGVEVMSTTPMGASITPGSFPFGPATVARYADQGGLVPQGISAELIADKWGLTREDLDAFGAESQRRALQATEEGRFQNEIVPVKGKLWDREKNEVVELDEMVTQDEGIRPGTTAETLSNLKPAFKPDGKVTAGNSSQITDGASATLIMSEEKAKALGLTPRARFHSFALAGTDPIMMLTGPIPSTAKVLERAGLTVDDIDLFEVNEAFASVVLAWQAEHKTDLSKVNVNGGAIALGHPLGCSGTKLMATLLNELERTGGRYGLQTMCEGGGLANATIIERLG; encoded by the coding sequence ATGGCCACCGCTGTCATCGTCGACGCCGTCCGCACCGCCGGCGGCAAGCGCAACGGCAAGCTCTCGGGCTGGCACCCGTCCGACCTCGCCGGCGAGACCCTGAAGGCCCTCGCCGAGCGCAACGACCTCGACCCCGCCCTCGTCGACGACGTGATCATGGGCTGCGTCATGCAGGTGGGCCACCAGGGCCTCAACATCGGTCGCAACGCCGTCCTCGCCGCCGGTTGGCCCGAGACCGTGCCGGCTACCACCGTCGACCGCCAGTGCGGCTCGTCGCAGCAGTCGGCCCACTTCGCCGCCCAAGGCGTCATCGCCGGCGCCTACGACGTGGTGGTCGCCGCCGGCGTCGAGGTCATGAGCACCACCCCGATGGGGGCGTCGATCACGCCCGGTTCGTTCCCCTTCGGGCCCGCCACCGTGGCTCGCTACGCCGACCAGGGCGGCCTCGTGCCCCAGGGCATCTCGGCCGAGCTCATCGCCGACAAGTGGGGCCTCACCCGTGAGGACCTCGACGCCTTCGGCGCCGAGTCGCAGCGCCGGGCGCTGCAGGCCACCGAGGAAGGTCGCTTCCAGAACGAGATCGTGCCGGTGAAGGGCAAGCTCTGGGACCGCGAGAAGAACGAGGTCGTCGAGCTCGACGAGATGGTCACCCAGGACGAGGGCATCCGCCCCGGCACCACCGCCGAGACCCTCTCCAACCTCAAGCCCGCCTTCAAGCCCGACGGCAAGGTCACGGCCGGCAACTCCAGCCAGATCACCGACGGCGCCTCCGCCACGCTGATCATGAGCGAGGAGAAGGCCAAGGCTCTCGGCCTGACACCCCGGGCCCGCTTCCACAGCTTCGCCCTGGCCGGCACCGACCCGATCATGATGCTCACCGGCCCCATCCCCTCCACCGCCAAGGTGCTCGAGCGGGCCGGCCTCACCGTCGACGACATCGACCTCTTCGAGGTCAACGAGGCGTTCGCGTCGGTCGTCCTCGCCTGGCAGGCCGAGCACAAGACCGACCTCAGCAAGGTCAACGTCAATGGCGGCGCCATCGCCCTCGGCCACCCGCTCGGCTGCTCCGGCACCAAGCTCATGGCCACCCTGCTCAACGAGCTCGAGCGCACCGGTGGCCGCTACGGCCTCCAGACCATGTGCGAGGGGGGCGGTCTCGCCAACGCCACCATCATCGAGCGCCTGGGCTAG
- a CDS encoding AMP-dependent synthetase/ligase, which produces MADQVTKEEIDAAIQGQTVSSLFLGTTSEHPNQVALRWKDGDDWQEMTFGEYADQVARAMEGLRALGVGAGDRLALMMRNRPEFHVADMAALMLGATPYSIYNSSSPEQVEYLVGHGEATLAIVEDVGFLERFLKVREGLPDLATIAILEDPDGLAGDDVVAWSSILDHEPGDLEAASKVATPDDLATIIYTSGTTGPPKGVMLSHYNICWTAESYRRMVDREFVGFRSISYLPMAHVAERMSTHYLGALFGEEVTTCPDPSQIAAYAGQVRPQILFGVPRVWEKVYAGVNGALAADPEKGQKFNEAVEAAKPLALAKATQSRELTEDEEATLGFLDEVAFKPVRELVGLDALEVAVTGAAPIVPEMLEWFVTIGVPLSEIYGMSENSGPLTWDPYKIKPGTVGRAIPGCTVKLADDGEIIAKGGNVFSGYLKEDEKTAEALDGEGWLHTGDIGEIDDEGYVKIVDRKKELIITAGGKNISPANLEASLKMVPLIGQACAIGDKRPFVSALVVLDPDAATAWAAANGKEGTSLADLADDPDVKAEVERGVEEVMADFNNAERVKKVTILGEEWLPDSEELTPTSKLKRRGVHAKYADEIEALYS; this is translated from the coding sequence ATGGCCGACCAGGTGACCAAGGAAGAGATCGACGCTGCCATCCAGGGGCAGACGGTCTCGTCGCTGTTCCTCGGGACCACCAGCGAGCACCCGAACCAGGTGGCGCTGCGCTGGAAGGACGGCGACGACTGGCAGGAGATGACCTTCGGCGAGTACGCCGACCAGGTCGCTCGGGCCATGGAGGGCCTCCGCGCCCTCGGCGTGGGCGCCGGCGACCGGTTGGCGCTCATGATGCGCAACCGCCCCGAGTTCCACGTGGCCGACATGGCCGCCCTCATGCTCGGCGCCACGCCGTACTCGATCTACAACTCCTCCTCTCCCGAGCAGGTCGAGTACCTCGTGGGCCACGGCGAGGCCACCCTGGCCATCGTCGAGGACGTCGGCTTCCTCGAGCGCTTCCTCAAGGTGCGCGAGGGCCTCCCCGACTTGGCGACGATCGCCATCCTCGAGGACCCCGACGGCCTCGCAGGCGACGACGTCGTCGCCTGGTCGTCGATCCTCGACCACGAGCCGGGCGACCTCGAGGCCGCGTCCAAGGTGGCCACGCCCGACGACCTGGCCACGATCATCTACACCTCCGGCACCACCGGCCCGCCCAAGGGCGTGATGCTCTCGCACTACAACATCTGCTGGACGGCCGAGAGCTACCGCCGCATGGTCGACCGCGAGTTCGTGGGCTTCCGCTCCATCTCCTACCTGCCGATGGCCCACGTGGCCGAGCGCATGTCGACCCACTACCTCGGTGCCCTCTTCGGCGAGGAGGTCACCACCTGCCCCGACCCGTCCCAGATCGCCGCCTACGCCGGCCAGGTGCGCCCCCAGATCCTCTTCGGTGTGCCCCGCGTGTGGGAGAAGGTCTACGCCGGGGTCAACGGCGCCCTCGCCGCCGACCCCGAGAAGGGCCAGAAGTTCAACGAGGCCGTCGAGGCGGCCAAGCCCCTCGCGCTGGCCAAGGCCACCCAGTCGCGCGAGCTCACCGAGGACGAGGAGGCCACCCTCGGCTTCCTCGACGAGGTGGCGTTCAAGCCCGTGCGCGAGCTCGTCGGCCTCGACGCCCTCGAGGTGGCCGTCACCGGTGCCGCCCCGATCGTGCCCGAGATGCTCGAGTGGTTCGTCACCATCGGGGTGCCGCTGTCGGAGATCTACGGCATGAGCGAGAACTCCGGCCCCCTCACCTGGGACCCGTACAAGATCAAGCCCGGCACCGTCGGGCGCGCCATCCCCGGCTGCACCGTGAAGCTGGCCGACGACGGCGAGATCATCGCCAAGGGCGGCAACGTCTTCTCCGGCTACCTCAAGGAGGACGAGAAGACCGCCGAGGCGCTCGACGGCGAGGGCTGGCTCCACACCGGCGACATCGGCGAGATCGACGACGAGGGCTACGTCAAGATCGTCGACCGCAAGAAGGAGCTGATCATCACCGCCGGCGGCAAGAACATCAGCCCCGCCAACCTCGAGGCGTCGCTGAAGATGGTCCCGCTGATCGGCCAGGCCTGCGCCATCGGCGACAAGCGGCCCTTCGTCTCCGCCCTCGTGGTGCTCGACCCCGATGCCGCCACGGCATGGGCCGCCGCCAACGGCAAGGAGGGCACCTCGCTCGCCGACCTGGCCGACGACCCCGACGTCAAGGCCGAGGTCGAACGGGGGGTGGAGGAGGTCATGGCCGACTTCAACAACGCCGAGCGGGTCAAGAAGGTCACCATCCTCGGCGAGGAGTGGCTCCCGGACTCCGAGGAGCTCACGCCGACCTCCAAGCTCAAGCGGCGAGGCGTCCACGCCAAGTACGCCGACGAGATCGAGGCGCTCTACAGCTGA